The Candidatus Dormiibacterota bacterium DNA segment TGGAGCAGTGGAAGCTCGTCGGGCTCATAACCCGAAGGTCGCGAGTTCGAATCTCGCCGCCGCAACCAAGCGAACAACAGAGGAGCCCGTCGGCTCCTCTTTTCATTTCCGGGCGGTGAAGATCGCCCACTCGGAGCGCTGCGTCAGCCGGATCGTGCGATCCTGCGCCAGCATCTCCTCGAGTTGCTGCAGACCCAGTCGGTACTCGAGCGGCGGCAGCATGGCCAGCGTCGAAATGTAGCGGCCGCGCACCCGGTCGACGACGTCGGCGATGTCCAGTTGTCGGGGCTCGTCCATCACCTCGATCCGCACCTCCTCGAAGCCGGCGCGTCGCAGCTCGGCGCTCAGCACCTTCACCGAGGGAAACCGTGGCCGGTCGATCACGGCGATGCTCGGAAAGTAAGGATTCAGATAGAACTCCTCGACGTGCCGCGGGGTGAAGGTCCAGAGGCTCAACTGGCCACCGGGTCGGAGGATGCGCCGCGCCTCCGTAAAGGCGCGCACCCGCTGGCGCAGCAGATGGACCAGCATGACCATCATCACCAGCGCGGCGGCCCCATCGTCCAGGGGCAAGCGGTAGGCGCTGCCACGAATCCAATCGATACGGCCGGCGGCGTCTTTGGCGCGCGCGACATCGAGCATGCGCGTCTCGGTGTCGACCCCGGTCACACCGGCCGGCGTCATCGCCGACAGGGGCAGGATCATCCGCCCCGTACCACAGCCGACCTCGACCACCGAGTCGCCGGGCTGCAACGCCGCCTCCTGCAGCATGGTTTGCAGCCGCGCATGGTCGCCCGCAGAGAGCGGCCGCAGCGCGTCATATCGTGGTGCGATCTCGGCAAATGACGGGGACATCCTTGCTAAACTAACCGATGCTCTGGGCGGAGTAGCTCAGTGGTAGAGCAACCGGCCCATACCCGGTATGTCGCAAGTTCGATCCTTGCCTCCGCCATTTCCATGATGCTCCCCAGCAGGGTCGCCATCGCCATCAGCCTCCATCACGTCTTCGAGCCGGGCGAGCGCGTCGTCGTCGCGGTCTCGGGCGGACCAGACTCGCTCGCACTCCTCTCGATCTTGCGGGAGATCCTTCCGGCCGTTCCCCTGCACCTCACCGTGGCCCATTTCGACCACGGCTGGCGTGCCGACAGCAAGGACGACCGCGACTTCGTGGCGTCGATGGCGGCGACGTGGGGTTACGCGTTCCATACCGCTCGCGCGGATGACGACACACCGCACACCGAGAGCGCCGCGCGCACCGCCCGCTATGCCTTCCTGCGACAGACGGCCGCCGAGACCAACAGCACAGCCATCGCCATGGGGCACACGCAGGACGACCAGGTCGAAACGCTCCTGCTCCACCTCCTGCGCGGGAGCGGCTCCCGAGGGCTTGGGGCCATGCGACGGCGCCACGCCGACCTGGCGCGGCCACTCCTCGACATCTCGCGAAAGGACATCGAGGCCTACCTGTCGCGACTCCACCTCACCCCACGCCGCGATCCGAGCAACGAGGACCCGCGATTCACCCGCAATCGCCTCCGGCAGCAGGTTCTCCCCGCGATCGACGCCTTTGATCCCGCAGCGCGGGAGTTGTTGGCGCGCACCGCCGACATCCTTAGCGAGGAAGACCGCTTTCTCGACGACGCCATCGCCCAGGTGCCGGCCGACCTCGCGCGCGACCGGGTCGCGTTCGCGAAGCTGCCACCTGCGCTACAGCGCCGCGTCATCCGCCAGCTGGTTCCCGATGCTGGTTTCGTCGAGGTCGAAGCGCTGCGCCGCGGTGAGCCGCCGGCGGGCGCGGTACCGAACCCTCAACCACCCGCCCGTCTGACGGTCAGAACCTGCACCTGCGACCCGGTGGCCTTCAGGGCGCGCGACCAGGTCGGACACCTCGATGGCGACCTCGTCCAGCTACCGCTGGTCGTCGCCACCCGCCGGCCCGGCGACCGGATGCGTCCACTCGGGCTGGAGCAGGCCAAGCGCCTCCAGGACATCCTGGTCGACGCCCACGTCCCGCGACATCTCCGTGACACACTGCCCGTGGTTTCCGACTGCGAAGAAATCGTTTGGATCCCCGGTGTTACGGTCGCCGAGAGCAAGCGCGTCACCTCTGCGACACTCCGCCAGCTGCACCTCGAAATAGAGCGCCGCTGAACTCGTTCTACTTCGTGTTGGTTAACAGGATTCTTAAAAATCCGGTGTTAAGATAGCGTGGCCATGAGAGGCCGAAACCGCAACATTTTCTACTTCATCCTGCTCGCTGGTTTGCTGGCAATCATCTGGGCGAGCTACAAGAGCTTCAACAGCATCGCCGCGCCAGCCGATAGGACGACCTCCGAGCTGATCAAGGCGGCGGACGCTGGCGATATCAAGCAGGCCGTGATCAAGGGAAACGGGACGGAGGTCGATTGGACCGACAACAGCGGCAGAAACTTCAAGACGACCTTCCGCGACACCTACCAGATCGAGACGAAGCTGATCGCAGACAACGTCAACTTCAGCACCGAGCAGCCGAGCTCGTCCAACCTGCTGCTCTCGGTCATCCTGCCGAACGTCATCCTCTTCCTGGTGATCGGCGGCTTCATGTGGTACATGCTCCGCCAGACGCAAAGCGGCAACAACCAGGCGATCTCGTTCGGTCGCAGCCGCGCTCGTCTGCTCAGCGGTGACAAGCCGGCCGTCACCTTCAACGACGTCGCCGGGGTGGAGGAGGCCAAGCAGGAGCTCACAGAGATCGTCGAGTTCCTCAAGTTTCCGGAGAAATTCACCGCGCTCGGCGCCCGCATCCCCAAGGGCGTGCTGATGGTCGGCCCGCCCGGCACCGGGAAGACGCTGCTGTCCAAGGCGGTCGCCGGCGAAGCGGGCGTCCCCTTCTTCAGCATCTCGGGCTCCGAGTTCGTCGAGATGTTCGTCGGCGTCGGCGCCTCGCGCGTCCGTGACCTCTTCGACCAGGCGAAGAAGAACTCGCCGTGCATCGTCTTCGTCGACGAGATCGACGCCGTGGGCCGCCAGCGCGGCGCCGGCCTCGGCGGTGGCCACGACGAGCGCGAGCAAACCCTCAACCAGCTGCTCGTGGAGATGGACGGCTTTGAGACCAATACCCACGTGATCGTGATCGCGGCCACCAACCGGCCGGACGTCCTCGACCCGGCGCTGTTACGGCCCGGCCGTTTCGACCGTCATGTGACGCTGGATCGACCCGACATCCGCGGCCGCCGTGCGATCCTCGAGGTGCACGCTCGCAACAAGCCATTCGATGGACAGGTCGACCTCGAAGTCCTGGCTCGCCAGACGCCAGGCTTCAGCGGCGCCGACTTGAGCAACCTTATTAATGAGGCGGCGATTCTTGCTGCCCGCAACAACAAGAAGGCGATCGGCCAGCTCGAGCTCGAGGAAGCGATCGCGCGTGTCATCGCGGGCCCCGAGCGGAAATCGCGGATGATCACCGAGCGGGAGAAGAACGTGATCGCCTATCACGAGATCGGCCACGCGCTGGTGGCGAAGTCATTGCCGAATGCCGACCCGGTGCACAAGGTCTCGATCATCTCGCGCGGCATGGCCCTCGGCTGGACGATGCAGCTGCCAACGGAGGACCGCTACCTGGTCTCTCGCAGCGAGCTCAACGATGACATGGCCGTCATCCTCGGCGGCCGCGTCGCGGAAGAGCTCATCTTCGGCGACATCACGTCGGGCGCCTCCGACGACATCGGCAAGGCCACCAAGCTGGCGCGCCGCATGGTCACCGAATGGGGCATGTCCGAGAAGCTCGGTCCCTTGACCTTCGGGCACAAGGAAGAGCTCGTGTTCCTCGGTCGCGACCTCGGCGAGCAGCGGAACTACAGCGAAGAGGTCGCCGGCGAGATCGACCAGGAAGTGCACCGCCTCGTCGATGCCGGCTACCAACGCGCCAAGAAGATCCTGACGGAGCGCCGCGACAAGCTCGTCCAGCTGGCGGAGTACCTGAAGACCGAAGAAACGATCGAGGGCTGGCAGATGGACGCTGTCATCAACTCGCCCGACGGCAAGGTGCCGCCCGTTCCCGAGCGGCCCAAGGCCGAAACGCCGCGCCCGGCCCCCACCCAGCCGAAGGCCGACGATCGCGGGCCCGAGATCCCGCCCGGCCGCCTGGAGCCCACGCCCGCTTAAGGGAGGGTAGGGGTGCTGTCCTTCGGACACTGGTACATCCTCGTTTTCGCTCTCGTTTTCTTTGGAGCGCTGATCGTGTTGGCAGTGTGGCTCGTACTCTGGGCGATTCGCATTTCTCCGCGCGGAATCCGGCCGGATAAGCGGTAAACCCTAGCGGGGCAGTAGGACAACCGACCATTTCCGCGTTATATTGAAAGCGCCCGCTTGGATCCCTGGGACCGAGACGGAATCATGCAGAAACCGACGATCGCCATCATCGGACCCGGCCGCGCCGGATCGGCGCTGGGGCGTGCCCTCC contains these protein-coding regions:
- a CDS encoding methyltransferase domain-containing protein; its protein translation is MSPSFAEIAPRYDALRPLSAGDHARLQTMLQEAALQPGDSVVEVGCGTGRMILPLSAMTPAGVTGVDTETRMLDVARAKDAAGRIDWIRGSAYRLPLDDGAAALVMMVMLVHLLRQRVRAFTEARRILRPGGQLSLWTFTPRHVEEFYLNPYFPSIAVIDRPRFPSVKVLSAELRRAGFEEVRIEVMDEPRQLDIADVVDRVRGRYISTLAMLPPLEYRLGLQQLEEMLAQDRTIRLTQRSEWAIFTARK
- the tilS gene encoding tRNA lysidine(34) synthetase TilS, which produces MMLPSRVAIAISLHHVFEPGERVVVAVSGGPDSLALLSILREILPAVPLHLTVAHFDHGWRADSKDDRDFVASMAATWGYAFHTARADDDTPHTESAARTARYAFLRQTAAETNSTAIAMGHTQDDQVETLLLHLLRGSGSRGLGAMRRRHADLARPLLDISRKDIEAYLSRLHLTPRRDPSNEDPRFTRNRLRQQVLPAIDAFDPAARELLARTADILSEEDRFLDDAIAQVPADLARDRVAFAKLPPALQRRVIRQLVPDAGFVEVEALRRGEPPAGAVPNPQPPARLTVRTCTCDPVAFRARDQVGHLDGDLVQLPLVVATRRPGDRMRPLGLEQAKRLQDILVDAHVPRHLRDTLPVVSDCEEIVWIPGVTVAESKRVTSATLRQLHLEIERR
- the ftsH gene encoding ATP-dependent zinc metalloprotease FtsH, which encodes MRGRNRNIFYFILLAGLLAIIWASYKSFNSIAAPADRTTSELIKAADAGDIKQAVIKGNGTEVDWTDNSGRNFKTTFRDTYQIETKLIADNVNFSTEQPSSSNLLLSVILPNVILFLVIGGFMWYMLRQTQSGNNQAISFGRSRARLLSGDKPAVTFNDVAGVEEAKQELTEIVEFLKFPEKFTALGARIPKGVLMVGPPGTGKTLLSKAVAGEAGVPFFSISGSEFVEMFVGVGASRVRDLFDQAKKNSPCIVFVDEIDAVGRQRGAGLGGGHDEREQTLNQLLVEMDGFETNTHVIVIAATNRPDVLDPALLRPGRFDRHVTLDRPDIRGRRAILEVHARNKPFDGQVDLEVLARQTPGFSGADLSNLINEAAILAARNNKKAIGQLELEEAIARVIAGPERKSRMITEREKNVIAYHEIGHALVAKSLPNADPVHKVSIISRGMALGWTMQLPTEDRYLVSRSELNDDMAVILGGRVAEELIFGDITSGASDDIGKATKLARRMVTEWGMSEKLGPLTFGHKEELVFLGRDLGEQRNYSEEVAGEIDQEVHRLVDAGYQRAKKILTERRDKLVQLAEYLKTEETIEGWQMDAVINSPDGKVPPVPERPKAETPRPAPTQPKADDRGPEIPPGRLEPTPA